Below is a window of Komagataella phaffii GS115 chromosome 1, complete sequence DNA.
AACTTTAGGGAACACTGGTCCTGAATAAATATCTGTTCAGCTCTTCACACCCAGCAAACGAGGCGAATTCCCTCTGGTTGTTTGCTACAATGCCACAAAATCATGCACATGATGATTTTGCTGAAAGCAATGTGTCATCTAGTGTCAATACCATTTCATCTTCACCCAGTAATACATACATCGATATGGTCAGTCAATCATTTGGGTCCCGCAATAGAGGCTCCAATGCTGCTAGTGCCGGAAAACTTTCACGTTTTGCTTTTAATATCTATGGAAATGGGGCTGGAAACAgtccttcttcttttgcgGGCGCTAACTCTCCCACAAGAATCTTATCGAGGAAACAAAGAACTTCGGGTACAACATTTGGGGGACCACAGACAGCTCAGAAGCAGCTTGTATTTGGTGCAGCAGGAGAAGTTAACTGCATGTGCAAGTCACATGAATCCAACGATGTGCTAGCTATAGGTGGTCAAAAATTGCTGCAAGTGGTGCGAGCTACGGATAACAATATTTCAATTGTTCATAATATCAACTCAATATCTGCTAAGAAAAATCAGCAAACAAAGGGCAAAAGTGGTGCCGGATTTATCAGTGATGTTGGTTTTGGTTATCACAATTATAGTAAGGTGCTAGCTGCCGGATCTATTTCAGGAGCCATCTATACATTTAATATCGCCAAGAATTCGTTTTCACAGATCAATGTATTAAATGACCATTCCAGAAGTGTTAACTCCCTTAATTTTAGTTCATTTACTTCTCATGCTCTTCTCTCGGGATCGCAGGACGGTACGGTGAAAATTTGGGATTTGAGAATGAAGAGGACTAAAGCAACGACAACCATTCAAGGGAACGCTGATGCAGTAAGAGCTGCCAAGTTTTCAAACGTAACTGCAGGAAAAATATGTGGTATTTTTGATTCTGGTGTTATAAAAAAATGGGATATGAGACAACCAAATCAGGTTGAACGGAAAGTTAATGCTCATACTGGGCCAGGCTTGTCTATTGACTGGCATCCTGATATTGACTATATCGTTAGTGGCGGAAGAGATAAACAGATCCAGTTTTGGAACATGACCAGTACTGCCCTAGATGTTAGAAAACCAGACCATGTGATATCTACAAGTGGTGCTGTCGGAAAAGTTTCATGGTGCAATGCTCGTCAAAACTCTCCGGCAAACATATACAATACAGATATTGCTTCATGTTACTACAATGACGACAATTGTATCCAGATATGGAACCTGAAACGGAGATACGTTCCAAAATATCTTTTAGAAGGTCATAATAACCAAATTACCCAAATATTATGGAAGAAGCCCGATACTCTTTGGTCATGTTCGAAAGATAAAACTTTGATCCAGCACGATCTCACCACTTCCTCCTTATACAGTGATAATTTGCCGGTTGCTACTTCTGCATGGAATAGTAGCTCGGATCTTTCTTTATCATTTGTATCTCAATTTCAGGATAACTTTGTTTccagaggaagaaattCCTCACAGACAGGTGATCATGTCACTCTTCAATCAGATGAGATAGATTATAGTGATACATTTGATAGCAGACCCTCATCAGAGGCTATGCAAAGGTCAGACAGTCAGAAGTTAACAACAGAGAGTGATCGAAAAGAAGAGGTATCCCACTCTACTTTTCCCTTCTCCAGAGAGTACTCTACTCAGGATTTAAGACAGATTGAGCATATTGAAGCTCAGCGTCCCAAGATGTATAGCGATCTTTCCACGGATGGACTTTCTAGAACTCTAGAGAAAGCTTCGTTGCAAAATCAACAGCTTAGAGTTCCAAGTTCCCATGGACTACACGAGTTGAAATCTCCTATACCATCAAGACTATCCACTTCAAGGTCGCAGTCGGTAAACATTGCCAATTTCCAAGAGGATGATAGAGAGGGTTCTCCTATAATCTACAACGTAGAAGTCCCATTGGAGTTTAATGACGATAAGGtattcaattttcttgctGCTAACTATTTAACTTCTGTTCCTTCTGATATGGATATTTTTTCCGTCTGCGAGTACAATGCAAATGTTTCGGCAAGTGTGAATCGATTCAGGGATGCCCAGACTTGGAGGACCATTAAAGCTAGTGTAGAATGGGATCAATTTAGACGATCGAGTGAGGACGCCGATACAATGCCTGGATCAAAATCCAGTGATGATCCAGAAAAGTCCATTACACAAAATAACAACGGACCCAGCGATGATGATAGCCAATCTGCGATTGACACTGGATTAGAATCTTTAGCAACTTCTCATTCCACGAGATACGCTGAGTCTCCTCAAGGTTCCCTACCACTCTCCCATAGAAATTCATTCAATGATGCATGGAAGCCTCCTGCCAGGAAATCAAATACAATGACCGATAGGAGACCTCAAGATAtgacttttgaagaggCTATTGTTGACGGTGATGACGATGACcactcttcttccaagcACACCACGAACTCGGAGCTGGATCCCGAATCAGAAAACGTTCTTAGTGGTCCTTCAAGTGCCAAACCTATTCCTGGTAAAAACTCTAAAACGTATGGCTCACTACCCTCTACTGTTGGGACGTATTCATACCAAGGATTACTGCAACCTGACTTTGACGATGAAAAGTCCCCACATTTGCGATCTCCTGGATCTTTTGACATGAGTTATACACCTCCTAACTTGATGGCCACCACGAGGAGATTGACGAATGACTTCAAAAATCAACGTTCAAACGACACTCGTATGAAATGGAGAAGGTCTTATTCCAAAGTGAGCAGTATCAGTAATAAGAGTCAACTTACGAAAATATTGAATGAGGGTCCAAAGAATCTAACTATGGATAAAAGgaaagaggaggaagagatgaaacaaaaagaggaagacgaagCTTCTCTATCACAGTTAAAGGTTCCTTGGGCACCAGAATTTATTATAAGGGAGGCTGCTGAGTATAGTGCCAGCCTTGGTGATTTGACGATGAGTGGCACTATTGGGCTtctatttttcaaaatgtaTCCAAGATCTTTATCAACGTTACAGCTAAAGGATTGGCTATATACCTATGATCAAATAttaagaagaagacaatTATTCACTGTTGCCAGCgagcttttgaaaacaacCTCCGAactgtttgaaattttcaaaataaaaGGCCAAACAAATACCTCATTTCGGACATATTGCCATCATTGTAATTCTCTTAtattgaatgaaaagtctaaagaaaagatgaaaagtGGTAATTCTAACATTGAATTTGGTTACTGGTATTGTGATAACTGTAATAAGTCATTAGACGGTTGCATCTTCTGCAATGAACCAGTCAAAGGTATGGTCGTGAGTTTGTTGTCATGTGGTCACAGAGGCCATTTTGGGTGTATGAAGACCTGGTTCGTCACCTGCAAGGAACTTCAATGTCCCGCAGGATGTGAACCAGAGGACTAGAAATCAATAGTTCCAGCTATCAATGCTTGCAATTTTGTGACTTGTCTCGTATGGTCGATGTCAAAGTCTGAATCCATTTTTGCCAgctgattttgaaacttcagGATATATACTTTACCATCCAGCCCAGCTGTAGCCAGATATGCACCTGAAGAATCCCATGAAACTCTATTAAACCCTATGGAAACATCGCTAAGTTCATCGAATGAATCGTATGTTTCCTTTATGTAGTCACCTTTCTTGGAAGCTTTTTGCTGAGAAGGGAAAATGTTTACAATAGGGAGAGCAGACTTTTCTGACAAATCATAAAGATCAACAGAGCCAGAATTTCCTACAGCAACAAACTGCAGAGGGAAACCGGGCCTAAATGCCAAATCCATAATTACATAATCGGTAGGAATCAGCAGTATCGAACTATCTATATCCTTATCTTCGATCGAATGTGCTGTTAATCGATGAAGTCTGATCGAAAAATCAAGCCCTGAACTGATAAAAACTTTGCTGAAATCATTCGTTTCATGAGGATAGTTATTGAGCtgaggaaaagaaagcGAAGTGACTAGCCCTATTCCATGCGCTTTTAAACGGGATTCTATCCCAGCTTTCAATCCCATGGATTCAAATCTTCTAACTCGATAAATGAAACCGTCCTCACAGCCTACAAGCAAGTATCCTGTATCACTTGGAAGGCAAATCATAGCAGACGCTGGTATGGGTTCGCTTGAACGAACTGATGATGAGTTATTGCCAACTAAACGGATAGGAGTTGACGCCGGACTAGACAGCATGTGTATCGACCACGTTGCGATGACCCCAGACGCAGAAGCGGTCACCACATCGGTTGCTGTTGTATTGAATGACTTTCGACTGGAAATTTCCACAATCTGTGTGATCGAACCAGTGTACAATCCAGATGATGGGTCGCTTATCGATATTTGTGTTGGGTAATGAGACAaatccaaatttttcaagtcCCATATACAAAGCCTTCCGTCAACAGTTCCCCCTATTATGATATTGGATGCGTGCTTGGCAAACTGGACGCAGGAAACAGGAGATGTATACTTCAAAATAGTCTCTGGCGCGTTGGCGGACTTTATATTCCAAAGAATGACCATTCCTTGGGAGTTGATTGAATTTGATGCCGGTGCATAGGACACTGCGATTAATGCTGGATTGTGTGGTGACCAATTTATTGATAAGATTGATCTAGATTCGGTCAGTTCTTGATCGAAAAGCTCTAAATCAACAATCAGGTCGTGAGATTGTAATTTTTGAACtaattcatcattttcagCGGAACTTTTGTCTTTATTTGACTTCTTTTGTAGCGTTTCTTCTGCAATTCTTAGAGAGTTGGCGAGACTAGATACCAACGGGTCATCctcttctgtttcttctgtcAGTTTAGGATCGAACGGacgttcttcttcaatttcaggGTCAGATATCTGATCTGATGGTACCAGTAATTGTGGAGATTCAGAATTGTTTTGCTGTAAATGTTGGCCCTGCTGTGGACCTTGACCTCTATGGAAATAGCCATTCTCAGACACCTCCCAATCAATGTCCTCCGTCTGGACTGATTTATTAAAGATAATTCTCTCCTCTACAACAGGGATATCATGCTTGATTTCAAGTTGCTCTGGGAGGTTATCAACTTGTGTGGAAGCTTCCTTATAAGGCTGACTTGGTCGACTTTTTTCATTAGAATCTTGGGTCCTATCCTGAAGTATTTTGTCTACCAAAACGTCAACAGAACTTATGCTTTGAGAGGCAACAGGGATTGAGCTTGTTTTTCCCGTCCTCTCAAGCCTCTGTTTTCTTAACTCCTCCAAACGGGCCTTCTTGGCCTCCAACTCCGCCTTCCTACTGTGGTTAATGGACATTATAAGTGTATCAAAATATAAGATTAGCGAAATATGTTCCGTATATATCAGATCGCATAGATCGATTCGGCTCAAACGAGAAGTGAATTATAGAAACCTGGGTTACCATGGATATCGACGATATTCTCAAAGCATTTGACCAAGAAACTTCAAGACCACAACGATCACAAAGTAAACTCTACCGCCAGGACTATGAATCGCTCAAGAAAGCATGGATAAATGAAAGGACTTCGCCTGAATTATTGCATTACGAAGTAGATCTCATGGAACGTGTACTGAAGCGAATCCGACAACAGATGGAATTCATAGAACTAAACTCCATAGAATTGCAAAGCTCGGAGGAAAAAGATATCAAGTTATTGTTAGTCATAATAGAAAGTGAATTAGATAGAGTCAACTTCGTGGTTCGAAGTTACTTGAGGACTCGATTAGATAAAATTGACAAATTTACCATTTACATCCATAATGAGGAGcaagagttgaagaaactATCCCCTGAAGAAACGGAATATATGAATAGGCATTTGGAGATCCTGGTAGAGCTGTACAATAAGCAATTTCTCAGTAAACTGCCCGAATCTTTACACACACTTGACGATACCAGCGGAGGGATATCCATGATAGAAAGTCCGGAGTTGTCCAAGAGCGTGTTTATCAGAGTGTTGAAGGATATTGAGATACCAATTGTTATTGGAGGCGAAGAGATTGATATGAAGCAAGATGAGATTTACGTGCTGAGTTATAGGTTAGTCAAGGACCTTATTCaagcagaagaagttgCCCTTATATGATTGAGATagaaaggaaaaacaaACCTAATAGTCATTTTTTATTAAATCATCACAAATTCTTTAATTCTTGTTAtattttttgttgtatATTCTAAGACCTccttttgtttctgatcAGTGAATATGGAGGGCCGACATCATCTATTTCTTTACAACAGCCTGTAAAGCCTCCAAAACCTCAACTTCAATGGCGGCCTCGGCAGCAACAGCTTCGTCAGCAGAGGATACATTCTTTTGGGACTCAGCTAACAAGCGGTTGATCTCCTCGGCAGAGAAAGAGTCCAAAGTGAAAGCTTCAATGGTTGAGATAGACAACTTGGAATTTGGTTGAATAGAAGCGACACCACCAGAAATGAAATACTTGTCAGACTTTCCAGCAGAGTCAAGAACCTCTACGACACCTGGTTTTAATTCCTCGACGATAGGAACGTGGTTAGCTAAAACACCCAGTTCACCAGAGGCACCAGGTAGGTTGACTTGGGCAGCCTCCTTATTGTCAATTATAGTCTCATGAGGCAGAGCCAAAGAAACCTTGAGAACATCGCTAGTGGCAGCGGCCTCAGCGTAAGTTCTCTTGGCCATCAAATTGGCTCCTCTAGTAATGCTTCTAATCGATTGTCTGAACATTATTGGTgtgcttttctttctgactttctttgaaggttAATATTTAGAGTGAACCCCTGGTCGAGCACTGTCCAATAAACGACGACGCAAGAAAATGGGCAATACACATCGAGAGTGAAACTTTCCAAGGAAAAAAAGGCCAGGGAATTCTCGCTAATGGCCCTAGATCAATCTTACTTTTTCGATAATGTGTGGTGTTTGTGGTACACGACAATATTTTCCCTCTTTGGTAGGAAACAACCTGTGCAGGCAGACTCCGCCAATTCCTTCATCTGATATTCAGAAGGGGAGAAAAGCAAGGTAGATTATCACAGCTGCGAGTATAGTTTACAGCTGCTACCATGTCTACAGCGGAGAATTCTTTAATGGATAGCGCTAATaatatctttctttctttgggAGATATATTTGACCAGTTATCGCTTTCACAGACTTGCAATATTATAACACCAAACCATTCAAGTGCGTTTATTGTGGAGCGGAATAGGCTCAACAATGATATCAATGTGTACAATAGTCTTCTGTCCCAACATCTGATGGACTTTAAAGACACGGAGATCATGTTACGAAAAATGAAAAACGATTTACTCAATAAGGTGGCACCGTCATCTAGTACAGTAAAAGCAGAAGTGAAAGAGGAGCCCAGCCTACCACTCAAAGTCGAGCAGCCTGTAGAGCTTGCTATACCGTCCAACGATGCGTTTTCTGTCGATAATAATAACTTCTATaatgaaaactttgatgaGTTCATGGACTTTTCTGCTGACACTGGTGGCATGGCCAATTTTGACGCATTAGGTTTTAATTCCAACGATAACGAAACACAGAAATTTACAGATAACAACGACACTAACGGCATGGCAAACTTGAATAATGTCGACAATATGAACATCGATAGTAAGCAGAAGTCCAATGCAATGGATTCAGAATTGGCTAATATCGACAATACAAAGAACCCATTGGATATTCTTGCATCGATGGAATCTAAAAAGAACACCGATGAGAACTTTGGTGTTGATAATGACCAAGACATGGACCAGTTTGCAACCAATGACGATTTGATGGGGAACAATCCTAACTATCTAGGCAGTGACGTGGATCTGAAGGAACTGTTACAGAATAGTGAAGATGCTGATGGCCGTATTGATATTCCTGAAGGTGATATCAACAGTTTattcaatgaaattgatcttcTAATCGGCAATGATGAATCATAGATTGGCAGTTAGTTTTGCAATTAATAGATTAGGTAATCTGAAATGTTCGAGTAAAAGATAAGATTGATGTCACTTGACCATAAACAGAAACCTAACAGGAATACGCCTCTTTACcagtcttttttttcttacGTTTCGTGATGAATCTATAGGAGAAGTGGCGTGGGCTAACGAAGAAGCAGAGACTGAACTTAAGTAAAGAACTTAAGATTAGAACGAACATGGTTCCTGTTTTGACCCCACAATTTCATTCTTCACCTTCAGTTTCTGACTTT
It encodes the following:
- a CDS encoding Subunit of the GINS complex (Sld5p, Psf1p, Psf2p, Psf3p), which gives rise to MDIDDILKAFDQETSRPQRSQSKLYRQDYESLKKAWINERTSPELLHYEVDLMERVLKRIRQQMEFIELNSIELQSSEEKDIKLLLVIIESELDRVNFVVRSYLRTRLDKIDKFTIYIHNEEQELKKLSPEETEYMNRHLEILVELYNKQFLSKLPESLHTLDDTSGGISMIESPELSKSVFIRVLKDIEIPIVIGGEEIDMKQDEIYVLSYRLVKDLIQAEEVALI
- a CDS encoding Delta subunit of the central stalk of mitochondrial F1F0 ATP synthase, which translates into the protein MFRQSIRSITRGANLMAKRTYAEAAATSDVLKVSLALPHETIIDNKEAAQVNLPGASGELGVLANHVPIVEELKPGVVEVLDSAGKSDKYFISGGVASIQPNSKLSISTIEAFTLDSFSAEEINRLLAESQKNVSSADEAVAAEAAIEVEVLEALQAVVKK